From the Zonotrichia leucophrys gambelii isolate GWCS_2022_RI chromosome 10, RI_Zleu_2.0, whole genome shotgun sequence genome, one window contains:
- the MTFMT gene encoding methionyl-tRNA formyltransferase, mitochondrial, translating to MRARLLRACREGVRAAGPPWRVLFFGTDRFAVTTLRALRAAGEPSEESLVSRLEVVTLPSRLARDLPVRRCARELQLPVHEWPHTGPAGQFDVGVVASFGRLLSEELILQFPYGVLNVHPSCLPRWRGPAPIVHTVLHGDKVTGVTIMEIRPKRFDVGPIIKQEEVAVPPRCTAQELEGILAKMGANMLLAVLKNLPESLKNKKEQPKEGVTFAPKISIARSCIKWEEQTAAQIIQLHRAIGSMFPLQTLWKGTTIKLLDFVEVDNIPGFSDQIQNDCEVVPGSVLFHKMSQTLIARCKEGWVGIKAVVLKKKLTAVDFYNGYMHSWFQQNPRTVHQECRFQTLKLSMAKKTLKERGILAQDIKQ from the exons ATGCGGGCCCGGCTGCTGCGCGCCTGCCGCGAGGGCGtgagggcggcggggccgccatGGCGGGTCCTGTTCTTCGGCACCGATCGCTTCGCCGTGACCACCCTGCGAGCCCTGCGGGCCGCCGG GGAGCCCAGCGAGGAGTCGCTCGTGTCCCGGCTGGAGGTGGTGACCCTGCCCTCCCGCCTGGCCCGGGACCTGCCCGTCAGGCGCTGTGCCAGGGAGCTCCAGCTGCCTGTGCACGAGTGGCCGCACACGGGACCCGCGGGGCAGTTTGATGTGGGTGTGGTGGCATCTTTTGGACGTCTTCTAAGCGAGGAGCTCATTCTGCAGTTCCCATA TGGGGTGCTGAATGTCCATCCCAGCTGTCTCCCACGATGGCGTGGTCCTGCACCCATAGTCCACACAGTGCTTCACGGTGATAAGGTGACTGGGGTGACAATTATGGAAATAAGACCAAAAAG GTTTGATGTAGGTCCAATTATTAAGCAAGAAGAGGTCGCTGTTCCTCCCCGCTGCACggcacaggagctggaagggatcttgGCAAAGATGGGGGCAAACATG cTGTTAGCAGTTTTGAAGAACTTgcctgaaagtttaaaaaacaaaaaagagcagCCAAAAGAAGGAGTAACATTTG ctcctaAAATCTCTATAGCGAGGAGTTGTATAAAATGGGAAGAGCAAACAGCTGCACAGATAATTCAGCTGCATCGTGCAATAGGGAGTATG TTTCCATTGCAGACGCTCTGGAAGGGTACTACCATTAAACTCCTGGATTTTGTGGAAGTGGATAATATCCCTGGTTTTTCTG aTCAAATACAAAATGACTGTGAAGTTGTTCCTGGTTCAGTGTTGTTCCATAAAATGTCCCAAACATTGATAGCTCGCTGCAAG gaAGGCTGGGTTGGAATCAAAGCAGTTGTTTTAAAGAAGAAGCTTACAGCAGTTGACTTCTACAATGGATATATGCACTCTTGGTTCCAGCAGAATCCAAGAACAGTTCATCAGGAATGCAGATTTCAAACACTCAAACTTAGCATGGCAAAAAAGACTCTGAAAGAGAGGGGAATATTGGCACAGGATATAAAGcaataa